In candidate division WOR-3 bacterium, the following are encoded in one genomic region:
- a CDS encoding ribokinase — translation MKSAKPKICVVGSLMTDLVFRVERLPRPGESMPGKEFGLFLGGKGFNQALACHRLGAEVTMVGRVGKDYFAELFFQKLTEEGMKADFILQDKEAGTGVACPIIDDSGQNAIIGIGRANMRIDLRQVEAAREEIESADVLMLQFEIPYPVSRRAAQIAKASGALVLLDPAPIHNAGVLINEEVDYIVPNEIEAAALARTQPAEVWAEAEVKAGRSGVIISLGAEGALVFDQQGRRHFPAFPVQPVDSTGAGDAFRAGLAVSLAEGKGIEQAVRFANACGALACTVLGAEPSMPRRDDVERFLKSQEYR, via the coding sequence ATGAAGTCGGCAAAACCGAAGATCTGCGTTGTCGGCTCACTGATGACGGATCTGGTGTTCCGGGTGGAGCGCCTGCCCAGGCCGGGCGAGTCAATGCCCGGAAAGGAGTTCGGACTGTTTCTGGGGGGCAAGGGGTTTAATCAGGCGCTCGCCTGTCACCGGCTGGGTGCGGAGGTTACGATGGTGGGCAGGGTGGGAAAGGACTATTTTGCTGAACTGTTTTTCCAGAAACTGACGGAAGAGGGGATGAAAGCTGATTTCATTCTGCAGGATAAGGAGGCTGGGACCGGTGTTGCCTGTCCGATTATTGATGACTCGGGTCAGAATGCGATCATCGGGATTGGCAGAGCGAATATGCGGATTGACCTGCGCCAGGTGGAGGCGGCGCGGGAGGAGATTGAGTCCGCAGATGTGCTGATGCTGCAGTTTGAGATTCCCTATCCGGTTTCCCGGCGGGCGGCGCAGATTGCAAAAGCCTCGGGTGCGCTTGTGCTTCTCGATCCGGCGCCGATTCACAACGCCGGGGTGCTGATCAACGAGGAGGTGGATTATATTGTGCCCAATGAGATTGAGGCGGCGGCGCTGGCGCGGACACAGCCGGCTGAGGTCTGGGCTGAAGCGGAAGTCAAGGCTGGCAGGAGCGGGGTGATCATTTCCCTCGGAGCAGAGGGTGCACTGGTTTTTGATCAGCAGGGACGGCGCCACTTTCCGGCGTTTCCGGTGCAGCCGGTTGATTCCACCGGGGCGGGTGATGCCTTCCGTGCCGGACTGGCGGTGAGTCTTGCCGAGGGGAAGGGAATTGAGCAGGCGGTGCGGTTTGCCAACGCCTGTGGAGCGCTTGCCTGCACCGTGCTTGGCGCGGAGCCGTCAATGCCCAGACGGGATGATGTGGAAAGGTTTTTAAAGAGTCAGGAGTACAGATGA
- a CDS encoding BPL-N domain-containing protein: protein MSGILLFVLLLSRAEGFYKDVFMDGGTGLTGRTRLYAAESLGLSLEFISAQDSILLRRVITGCSLDDNGYLLYPDGAPRFRVIFTNGGDAVTHSRALGDSGRQRIRQFFAAGGSYTGACAGAYLASLSNQDSGISPYFYHLWPGRTKNTAISSAWVGNFIPQNSPLLAYDSFGGDFYISGLYLNGGPYANESLDWPAGTEVLLRYDTLGHPAHNRCAGWAWKGADTSGRVVVIGTHPEGFSSGERLHLMMTVLRYALDGVGLPRLKAVLQSGVPRIMDRGMEAPEFARIGDRQYHHFAIDVPPGAESLCVLVQGADSFQLNLYLKWNGFAFRSSCDFADTAPGAGKLMTVRSPAGGMWYIGVECATTVNCVNDSFPVYFGRMEVLNGVPYSVNAWWGGIGIAEDRWITLKKQPGLSPNPARGFCNLYLPAGKGEIAVFDRMGRKVQNELAVITSCGSGVYHLRFARSLPAGVYLITGPGGFRKPLVLLR, encoded by the coding sequence ATGAGCGGCATTCTGCTGTTCGTGCTGCTGTTATCCAGAGCGGAGGGGTTTTACAAGGATGTCTTTATGGATGGCGGAACCGGACTCACCGGTCGCACCCGGCTCTATGCGGCGGAAAGTCTGGGGTTGAGTCTTGAGTTTATCTCCGCACAGGATTCAATCCTGCTGCGCCGGGTGATCACCGGCTGTTCGCTCGATGATAACGGTTATCTGCTCTATCCGGATGGCGCTCCCCGGTTCCGGGTGATTTTCACCAATGGCGGAGATGCGGTAACCCACAGCCGGGCGCTGGGTGATTCGGGCCGGCAGCGTATCCGGCAGTTCTTTGCCGCAGGCGGCAGTTACACCGGTGCCTGTGCCGGTGCCTATCTGGCTTCGCTGTCCAATCAGGATTCCGGTATCTCCCCGTATTTCTATCACCTCTGGCCCGGCAGGACAAAAAATACCGCTATCAGCAGTGCTTGGGTAGGGAATTTTATCCCTCAGAATTCACCGCTGCTGGCTTACGACTCATTCGGGGGCGATTTCTATATCAGCGGTCTCTATCTCAACGGCGGTCCCTACGCCAATGAATCGCTGGACTGGCCGGCGGGAACCGAGGTGCTTTTGCGTTACGACACTCTCGGACATCCGGCGCACAACCGTTGTGCGGGCTGGGCCTGGAAGGGCGCAGATACCAGCGGGCGGGTGGTAGTGATTGGCACCCATCCTGAGGGTTTCAGTTCTGGTGAGCGGCTCCATCTGATGATGACAGTGCTCAGGTATGCGCTGGATGGGGTCGGGTTGCCACGCTTGAAAGCAGTTCTTCAGTCCGGGGTTCCGCGCATTATGGATCGGGGTATGGAGGCGCCTGAGTTTGCCCGGATCGGTGACCGGCAGTATCATCATTTTGCGATTGATGTACCGCCAGGGGCTGAATCGCTCTGCGTGCTGGTTCAGGGAGCGGATTCATTTCAGCTCAACCTTTATCTGAAATGGAATGGATTTGCCTTTCGCTCCAGCTGTGATTTTGCGGATACTGCGCCCGGAGCCGGTAAATTGATGACGGTCCGGTCTCCTGCCGGAGGCATGTGGTATATCGGAGTTGAATGTGCTACTACCGTAAACTGCGTTAACGACAGTTTTCCGGTTTATTTCGGCAGAATGGAAGTGCTGAACGGTGTGCCGTACAGTGTTAATGCCTGGTGGGGAGGAATCGGAATTGCCGAAGACCGCTGGATAACGCTTAAGAAGCAGCCGGGTTTAAGTCCCAATCCGGCAAGGGGTTTTTGCAATCTGTATCTGCCAGCTGGTAAAGGGGAGATTGCCGTATTTGACCGGATGGGCAGGAAGGTGCAGAATGAACTGGCTGTAATCACTTCTTGCGGTTCCGGCGTTTACCATCTCCGGTTTGCCCGTTCATTGCCAGCCGGAGTTTATCTGATTACCGGACCGGGTGGATTCCGGAAACCGCTGGTACTGCTGCGCTGA
- the trmFO gene encoding methylenetetrahydrofolate--tRNA-(uracil(54)-C(5))-methyltransferase (FADH(2)-oxidizing) TrmFO — protein sequence MVITIIGAGLAGCEAALQCARRGVRVRLYEMRPVKMTPAHQTGDVAELVCSNSLKSEEPTNAHGLLKAELKILGSVLLECAERARVPGGKALVVDRKLFSQEVAVELQKLGVELIREEITRIPAGLTIVATGPLTSDGLTQALISIFGDHRLYFYDAIAPIVAADSLNMERIFRASRYGRGDDYLNCPLSEEEYNRFVQELAGAEVYPGHEFENIQFFEGCLPVEELARRDRLALAFGPMKPVGLVDPRTGRQPFAVVQLRRENQAGTMFNLVGFQTRLKRPEQERVFRMIPGLERAEFLRYGSIHRNTFLNSPEILLPALQTKIRQDLFIAGQLAGVEGYVESIGTGLVAGINAVRVVTGKTPLTLPEMTMLGALLKYITSPNSDFQPMNANFGLLPGLNQPVRGMRKKMMLAHRSLKLIQEIHKES from the coding sequence ATGGTGATAACCATCATCGGTGCCGGGCTTGCCGGCTGTGAGGCGGCACTGCAATGTGCGCGCCGCGGAGTCCGGGTTCGGCTGTATGAGATGCGACCGGTTAAGATGACCCCGGCTCATCAGACCGGAGATGTGGCCGAACTGGTCTGTTCTAACTCTCTGAAATCGGAGGAGCCGACCAATGCCCATGGACTGCTGAAGGCGGAGCTGAAAATTTTAGGTTCGGTTCTCCTGGAGTGTGCGGAGCGTGCCCGGGTGCCGGGCGGTAAGGCGCTGGTGGTGGATCGGAAACTCTTCTCTCAGGAGGTGGCAGTTGAGCTCCAGAAACTCGGAGTGGAGCTGATCCGGGAGGAGATCACACGAATTCCGGCAGGGTTGACGATCGTCGCCACCGGTCCGCTGACCTCTGATGGGTTGACGCAGGCTCTGATAAGCATCTTCGGTGACCACCGGCTTTACTTCTATGATGCGATTGCACCGATTGTCGCTGCTGATTCTCTGAATATGGAGAGGATCTTCCGTGCCTCACGCTATGGCAGGGGAGATGATTACCTGAACTGTCCGTTGAGTGAAGAGGAGTACAACCGGTTTGTGCAGGAACTGGCAGGAGCTGAGGTTTACCCCGGACACGAATTTGAAAACATTCAGTTTTTTGAGGGCTGTCTGCCGGTGGAGGAGCTGGCGCGGCGCGACCGGCTGGCACTGGCATTCGGACCGATGAAGCCGGTCGGTCTGGTTGACCCCCGCACCGGCCGACAGCCCTTTGCGGTAGTTCAGCTGCGGCGTGAGAACCAGGCGGGGACAATGTTTAATCTGGTCGGGTTTCAGACCCGGTTGAAAAGACCGGAGCAGGAGCGGGTCTTCCGGATGATTCCCGGGCTGGAGCGGGCGGAGTTTCTGCGTTACGGCAGCATTCACCGCAACACATTTCTCAACAGCCCGGAAATACTTTTGCCGGCATTGCAGACGAAAATCAGGCAGGACCTTTTCATCGCCGGTCAGCTTGCCGGGGTTGAGGGTTATGTGGAGTCGATCGGCACCGGTCTGGTTGCCGGCATCAACGCTGTCCGAGTGGTTACGGGCAAAACTCCGCTTACTCTGCCGGAAATGACAATGCTGGGTGCGCTGCTCAAGTATATTACCAGCCCCAACTCCGATTTTCAGCCGATGAATGCCAATTTCGGACTGCTGCCCGGTTTGAACCAGCCGGTTCGTGGCATGAGGAAAAAAATGATGCTGGCACACCGTTCTCTGAAGCTGATTCAGGAGATACATAAAGAAAGTTAG
- the mgtE gene encoding magnesium transporter — translation MPERKRVNILRQLLEPEIIELIRQKNWHALKDVLSFWPAPDIADLISTLREPDVVILFRLLPRHLQSEVFAEFDPDTQLTLIRNLTDEQVKALMAELAPDDRTELFEDLPPELIQRALNLLSPEDRRETLLSLGFPENSVGRLLTPDYVAVRSHWTVRQALEHIRKNGVDAETINTVYVVDDQNRLIDDIPLRKLILAAPEENIETLMDNQVISAEANTDQEEAARIMQRYDLLALPVVNSEGVLLGIVTIDDILDILREEQTEDITKISGIHPGKIDLTFITKLREVPLKLLYRSRVVWLLALLVMDLITGGIIQGFSELLARYVVLVTFLPVLVDTAGNAGSQSATLVIRALAVGTVRMRDWIYLLGKEILLAAALGLTMGLGISIMGIIRGGIRIAPVVVLAMVINVIVGSAVGISLPFIFTKLKKDPATASTPLITTIADIFGTAIYLALAWLLLGKPA, via the coding sequence ATGCCGGAAAGAAAGCGCGTCAACATCCTCCGCCAGCTGCTGGAACCGGAAATCATCGAACTCATCAGACAGAAGAACTGGCATGCGCTCAAGGATGTGCTTTCCTTCTGGCCCGCCCCGGACATCGCCGATCTGATTTCCACACTCAGGGAACCGGATGTAGTTATCCTTTTCCGGCTCCTACCTCGCCACCTCCAGTCCGAGGTGTTTGCGGAATTTGACCCTGACACCCAGCTTACCCTGATCCGCAATCTCACCGACGAACAGGTCAAGGCGCTGATGGCAGAACTGGCTCCGGATGACCGCACTGAACTGTTTGAGGACCTGCCGCCGGAACTGATCCAGCGCGCACTCAACCTGCTCTCACCGGAGGACCGCCGTGAGACCCTCCTGAGCCTCGGCTTCCCGGAAAACAGTGTCGGCCGGCTCCTGACACCCGACTATGTTGCGGTTCGTTCACACTGGACCGTGCGGCAGGCACTGGAACACATCCGCAAAAACGGGGTGGATGCGGAAACCATCAATACAGTTTATGTCGTCGATGATCAGAACCGGCTCATTGACGACATCCCCCTGCGCAAACTGATCCTTGCCGCTCCTGAAGAGAATATTGAGACCCTGATGGACAATCAGGTCATTTCCGCTGAAGCCAACACCGATCAGGAGGAGGCGGCGAGAATCATGCAGCGTTATGACCTGCTCGCCCTGCCGGTAGTCAATAGCGAAGGCGTACTGCTCGGGATTGTCACCATTGACGATATCCTGGACATCCTGCGTGAGGAACAGACTGAGGACATCACCAAAATCTCCGGTATTCACCCGGGCAAGATTGACCTGACCTTCATCACCAAACTGCGCGAGGTCCCGTTAAAACTTCTGTATCGCAGCCGGGTGGTCTGGCTGCTCGCCCTTCTGGTAATGGACCTGATCACCGGCGGTATCATTCAGGGATTTTCCGAACTGCTGGCAAGGTATGTTGTCCTCGTAACATTTCTGCCGGTACTTGTCGATACTGCCGGCAATGCCGGCTCCCAGTCCGCTACCCTGGTGATCCGGGCGCTGGCGGTCGGCACAGTTCGGATGCGCGACTGGATTTATCTGCTGGGTAAAGAAATTCTGCTGGCAGCTGCACTCGGACTGACCATGGGTCTGGGCATCTCAATTATGGGCATCATTCGGGGCGGTATCAGAATTGCACCGGTAGTTGTACTTGCGATGGTAATTAATGTTATTGTGGGCAGTGCAGTCGGCATCAGCCTGCCGTTCATCTTTACGAAACTTAAGAAAGACCCGGCAACTGCCAGTACCCCCCTGATTACCACCATTGCCGATATCTTCGGCACCGCAATCTATCTGGCGCTCGCCTGGCTCCTTTTGGGCAAACCGGCCTGA
- a CDS encoding transaldolase family protein, with amino-acid sequence MIFIDSAVSSEVEQAVGLGFVRGCTTNPALLAKVNQEPKAVIAEICRLVPGPVFYQLTGRTREEREQEAHEFYQLAPDKIVLKVPMTTENMALVTRLTPEIPCAATAVFSGYQTLLAIEAGCSYVIPYVNRATRLLGDGLKLVREMLEVVRASGRPVEIVAASIKTPEEAGAAYLAGAHHLTLPLEVIAGLGNHQFSDAAIADFEKYRR; translated from the coding sequence ATGATTTTCATTGACAGTGCGGTGAGCAGTGAGGTGGAGCAGGCGGTAGGTCTGGGTTTTGTCCGGGGCTGTACCACCAATCCTGCACTTTTAGCAAAGGTAAATCAGGAGCCGAAGGCGGTGATTGCGGAGATCTGCCGGCTGGTTCCGGGCCCGGTTTTTTATCAGCTGACCGGCAGAACCAGAGAGGAACGGGAGCAGGAGGCGCATGAGTTTTATCAGCTGGCACCGGACAAGATCGTGCTCAAGGTGCCGATGACCACTGAGAATATGGCGCTGGTTACCAGACTGACGCCGGAGATTCCCTGTGCGGCTACTGCGGTTTTCAGTGGCTATCAGACGCTTTTGGCGATTGAGGCGGGCTGCAGCTATGTTATTCCCTATGTCAACCGGGCAACCAGGCTGCTGGGGGATGGGCTGAAGCTGGTAAGGGAGATGCTTGAGGTGGTGCGGGCGAGCGGCCGGCCGGTGGAGATTGTGGCGGCAAGCATCAAGACACCCGAGGAGGCAGGAGCAGCCTATTTAGCCGGTGCTCATCATCTGACCCTGCCGCTTGAGGTGATTGCTGGTCTGGGAAATCATCAGTTTTCCGATGCGGCGATCGCCGATTTTGAAAAATATCGGCGCTGA
- a CDS encoding zf-HC2 domain-containing protein yields MGRKKRDKTTIEQGCDCAELETLALLFVDGELEDEQRQRLLIHIQTCYRCARMVRSLKRTVHYCHLETGPEVPETAHRQLWQRLREMLKSSKPGKSE; encoded by the coding sequence ATGGGTAGAAAAAAGCGAGACAAAACCACGATTGAACAGGGTTGTGATTGTGCCGAACTTGAGACGCTGGCGCTCCTGTTTGTCGACGGTGAGCTTGAGGATGAGCAGCGCCAGCGGCTGCTGATTCACATCCAGACCTGCTATCGGTGTGCCCGCATGGTGCGGAGCTTGAAGAGGACCGTTCATTACTGTCATCTCGAGACCGGACCGGAGGTCCCCGAAACCGCCCACCGGCAGCTGTGGCAGCGTCTGCGGGAGATGCTTAAGTCCAGTAAACCGGGGAAATCAGAGTAA
- a CDS encoding DUF4139 domain-containing protein, whose translation MALLISLFLGMTVSSRIDTVVVYPNQVVVFRSAQVELGGTGELVFAGLPGGLVDNSVRVRAPGLRIGEVQIKKGYLAEPTPDVRRLEQRVRSLEDSLKMMEDEGAVLKAKEEFLNSVKLGAPEIISKELQQGRVAPESWRGALGFLADELTRIKTRQLSLKREQEAVQKRLEAARQELNSARALVENRKELRFTVEGEPGSYRITFSYVLPRAAEWRPYYELRADPGKGMVSMSYYARLSQRTGEDWEDVKVILSTAAPSAAITPPEPEPWSLYLIEETFRAKALPAPGAQAEAAAYYDAETELRAGAPPEVIPVETGISLRYVIPGKVSLKSGEEARKLSLTQISLPAEFAYYTLPRIREQVFLTGRVLNSTDFVLLAGEGNTYVGDEFTGSIQMPAVAPQESVVLGFGVDERVKVRRELVKTFKSRVGLGGKTERVQFVYRTVVENYHPKPVKIRIIEQVPVSQQREIKVIVTKIEPRYSGQDESRGFYVFEPEIRSGERFEINLEYQVEYPAGRRVSGLF comes from the coding sequence ATGGCACTATTAATTTCCCTGTTCTTGGGGATGACCGTTTCATCCCGGATTGATACCGTGGTTGTCTATCCGAACCAAGTGGTTGTATTCCGCAGTGCTCAGGTTGAGCTCGGCGGTACCGGTGAGCTGGTATTTGCCGGTTTGCCAGGCGGTCTGGTGGATAATTCGGTCCGGGTCCGGGCACCAGGATTGCGGATCGGTGAGGTTCAGATTAAAAAGGGATATCTGGCCGAGCCGACACCCGATGTTCGCCGTCTGGAACAGAGGGTTCGGTCACTGGAGGACAGTTTGAAGATGATGGAGGATGAAGGAGCGGTGCTCAAGGCAAAGGAGGAGTTCCTGAATTCGGTGAAGCTGGGTGCACCGGAAATTATCTCCAAGGAACTCCAGCAGGGGCGGGTGGCGCCGGAATCCTGGCGCGGGGCGTTGGGTTTTCTGGCTGATGAACTGACCCGGATCAAAACCCGGCAACTGAGCCTGAAACGGGAGCAGGAAGCGGTCCAAAAGCGGCTGGAGGCGGCAAGGCAGGAGCTCAATTCAGCCCGCGCGCTGGTTGAAAACCGCAAGGAGCTGCGATTTACGGTTGAGGGTGAACCGGGTTCTTACCGGATAACCTTCTCCTATGTTCTGCCCCGGGCGGCAGAATGGCGTCCGTATTATGAACTTCGCGCCGACCCGGGAAAGGGCATGGTTAGTATGAGTTATTACGCCCGGCTCAGTCAGCGCACCGGCGAGGATTGGGAGGATGTCAAGGTGATACTTTCCACTGCGGCACCATCGGCAGCAATTACTCCGCCCGAGCCTGAACCCTGGAGTCTCTATTTGATTGAGGAAACCTTCCGGGCAAAGGCACTGCCGGCACCGGGTGCTCAGGCAGAAGCGGCGGCATATTATGATGCTGAGACTGAATTGAGAGCAGGAGCACCTCCTGAAGTTATACCGGTTGAAACCGGAATTTCACTGCGGTATGTGATCCCGGGAAAGGTAAGTCTGAAATCGGGCGAGGAGGCAAGAAAGTTGAGCCTGACTCAGATTTCACTGCCCGCAGAGTTTGCATACTACACCCTGCCGCGGATAAGAGAGCAGGTATTTCTTACCGGCAGGGTGCTGAACTCCACCGATTTTGTCCTGCTTGCCGGAGAGGGGAACACCTATGTTGGTGATGAATTTACCGGTTCAATCCAGATGCCGGCGGTGGCGCCACAGGAGTCGGTGGTGCTCGGTTTCGGCGTTGATGAGCGGGTGAAGGTCCGGCGGGAGCTGGTAAAGACATTCAAGTCCCGGGTCGGCCTGGGCGGTAAAACTGAGCGGGTGCAGTTTGTCTACCGGACCGTGGTGGAAAATTATCACCCGAAACCAGTGAAAATCAGGATTATTGAACAGGTACCGGTTTCCCAGCAGCGGGAAATAAAGGTTATAGTGACAAAAATTGAGCCCCGGTATTCCGGGCAGGATGAGAGCCGGGGTTTTTATGTCTTTGAGCCGGAGATCAGGAGCGGAGAGCGGTTTGAGATCAACCTTGAATATCAGGTTGAATATCCGGCAGGCCGGCGGGTAAGCGGGCTGTTCTGA
- a CDS encoding DUF4203 domain-containing protein: MSIQWFPGIVIFLLGLVVTFFGYRLLKFTLVVFGFGLGVYLGWLLGIRIGAVKWLVVLAGIGLGVLGALLTVWLFKVSVFLLGAVAGILLTLIISGTTGWHQLLIVLVGALTGGILALLIQRPVLSLLTAFVGAWGMVAGVFSLFGKTRIRLGQGLEMPLLAILWLGLGGLGFLVQLLKTGKKKEKSG; the protein is encoded by the coding sequence ATGAGCATTCAGTGGTTCCCGGGAATTGTGATCTTTCTTCTGGGACTGGTTGTTACCTTTTTCGGTTACCGGCTGCTGAAGTTCACGCTCGTCGTGTTCGGTTTCGGGCTGGGGGTTTATCTCGGCTGGCTGCTGGGAATAAGAATCGGCGCGGTCAAGTGGCTGGTTGTGCTTGCCGGCATCGGGCTCGGGGTTCTGGGTGCGCTGCTCACAGTGTGGCTGTTCAAGGTGAGCGTATTTCTGCTGGGTGCGGTTGCCGGGATACTGTTGACGCTGATAATCTCCGGGACAACGGGCTGGCACCAGCTGCTGATCGTGCTTGTCGGAGCGCTCACCGGGGGGATTCTGGCGCTGCTGATTCAGCGGCCGGTTCTGTCGCTGTTGACCGCTTTTGTGGGTGCCTGGGGAATGGTTGCCGGGGTTTTCAGTCTTTTCGGTAAAACCCGGATCCGGCTCGGTCAAGGTCTGGAGATGCCGCTTCTGGCGATCCTGTGGCTGGGCCTGGGCGGGCTCGGGTTTCTGGTCCAGTTGCTGAAGACCGGTAAAAAGAAGGAGAAGTCCGGTTGA
- a CDS encoding sigma-70 family RNA polymerase sigma factor — translation MPESKGLQVAVPGLPVSDEELVRRVQQGNMEAFEELVRRYERKVYNITYRLLGNEQDATEALQDTFLRAYRFMSKFQFKSSFYTWLYRIATNVSLTRLRRRKNVEVVSLDAPVPDTDDLKFDLPDTAKTPEEAFAQKRLREKLDQAVRELPEEYRKVVVLRDLQGLSNEEVSRILKLSVPAVKSRLHRARLALREKLAGYI, via the coding sequence ATGCCGGAGAGTAAGGGTCTTCAGGTTGCGGTTCCGGGGTTGCCGGTTTCTGATGAGGAGCTGGTGCGGCGGGTTCAGCAGGGCAATATGGAGGCATTTGAGGAGCTGGTGCGGCGCTATGAGCGCAAGGTTTACAACATCACCTACCGGCTGCTGGGTAATGAGCAGGATGCCACTGAGGCGCTGCAGGACACCTTTCTGCGTGCCTACCGGTTTATGTCCAAGTTTCAGTTCAAGTCCTCATTTTACACCTGGCTTTACCGGATTGCGACCAATGTGAGCCTGACCCGGTTGCGCCGGCGCAAGAATGTCGAGGTCGTATCACTGGACGCACCGGTCCCGGATACCGATGATCTGAAATTTGACCTGCCGGATACCGCCAAGACCCCTGAGGAGGCATTTGCGCAGAAACGGCTGCGCGAGAAACTGGATCAGGCGGTTCGGGAGTTACCCGAGGAATACCGTAAAGTGGTGGTGCTGCGGGATCTGCAGGGTCTGAGCAATGAGGAGGTGAGCCGGATTCTCAAGCTATCGGTGCCGGCGGTGAAGTCCAGGTTGCACCGGGCGCGTCTGGCACTTCGGGAAAAACTGGCGGGATATATCTGA
- the mnmA gene encoding tRNA 2-thiouridine(34) synthase MnmA, translating to MRVVAALSGGVDSAVAAALLKAQGYEVIGIHLLLAECDSLCCGSAGALNARRVAAALNIPFYVLNLKAEFQRMVVEPFIAEYGRGRTPNPCIECNRRIKFDILRHRAAQLGAGLIATGHYARINRDENGVFHLRKGADHSKDQSYFLYTLNQEQLAGLLLPLGEYEKQEVRQRARELGLPNAEQKESQEICFIPDNDYAGFLRKRQPELFQPGPVYDTAGRLLGEHKGIVNFTIGQRKGLRMAFGDRRYVVKIDARQHAIYLGGEAEVYQTRVWSENVHWVAGRPPVGTVRVWAKVRYQGAGGSALVEPLPGDRVYVKFDQPQWAPTPGQAVVFWDGDEVLGGGTIEQSKP from the coding sequence ATGCGGGTGGTAGCTGCACTTTCTGGAGGTGTTGATTCCGCGGTTGCCGCTGCACTTTTGAAGGCACAGGGATATGAGGTGATCGGGATTCACCTGCTCCTGGCAGAGTGTGATTCCCTGTGTTGCGGCAGTGCGGGTGCACTCAATGCCCGGCGGGTAGCGGCAGCATTGAATATTCCCTTCTATGTGTTGAATCTGAAAGCCGAATTTCAGCGGATGGTGGTCGAGCCCTTCATTGCCGAGTACGGAAGAGGCAGAACGCCCAACCCCTGTATTGAGTGTAACCGGCGGATCAAGTTTGACATTCTCCGCCACCGGGCAGCCCAGCTGGGTGCCGGTTTGATTGCTACAGGTCACTATGCCCGAATCAACAGGGATGAAAACGGGGTTTTTCATCTCCGGAAAGGAGCTGATCACAGCAAAGACCAGTCCTATTTCCTTTATACTTTGAATCAGGAGCAGCTGGCAGGTCTGCTGCTGCCACTGGGAGAGTATGAGAAGCAGGAGGTGCGGCAGCGGGCGCGGGAGCTGGGTCTGCCCAATGCGGAGCAAAAGGAGAGTCAGGAAATCTGCTTTATCCCGGACAACGATTATGCGGGCTTTCTGAGAAAAAGACAGCCGGAACTTTTCCAGCCGGGTCCGGTCTATGATACTGCAGGCAGACTGCTGGGCGAGCACAAAGGGATTGTGAATTTCACCATCGGTCAGCGTAAGGGGTTGAGAATGGCGTTTGGTGACCGCCGGTATGTGGTGAAAATTGATGCCCGGCAGCATGCGATTTATCTCGGTGGCGAGGCAGAGGTTTACCAGACCCGGGTCTGGTCAGAGAATGTTCACTGGGTTGCCGGCAGGCCACCGGTCGGAACGGTGCGGGTCTGGGCGAAGGTGCGGTATCAGGGTGCTGGAGGTTCTGCGCTGGTTGAGCCTTTACCCGGAGACCGGGTTTATGTAAAATTTGACCAGCCGCAATGGGCACCGACCCCCGGACAGGCGGTTGTTTTCTGGGATGGAGATGAGGTGCTGGGCGGCGGTACAATTGAACAGAGTAAGCCCTGA
- a CDS encoding SoxR reducing system RseC family protein translates to MADDSDFQETGRVLKVEGDRAEVAVVPTGGCEHCGAAGICNWTGKRERVVLARNLAGARSGELVVLRRRQGESLGSALLIFGLPAILMVTGVVLGSLLGSEWLAVIFAGAGLLAGGGILILLDRHRRAKLPVIVSRIAESKQGGQDDESNAIIHNNNGIDHGCRSE, encoded by the coding sequence ATGGCGGATGACAGTGATTTTCAGGAGACGGGCAGAGTGCTGAAGGTAGAGGGTGATCGGGCAGAGGTGGCAGTAGTACCAACCGGTGGCTGTGAACACTGCGGGGCTGCCGGAATCTGCAACTGGACCGGGAAGCGGGAACGGGTAGTGCTCGCCCGGAATCTGGCAGGTGCCCGGAGCGGTGAACTGGTGGTGCTCAGGCGCCGGCAGGGGGAAAGTCTTGGTTCAGCGCTCTTGATTTTCGGTCTGCCGGCGATTCTGATGGTTACGGGAGTTGTGCTGGGTTCGTTATTGGGAAGTGAATGGCTGGCGGTGATATTCGCCGGTGCCGGATTGCTGGCAGGCGGGGGGATTTTAATCCTGCTTGACCGGCACCGGAGAGCAAAGCTGCCGGTGATTGTCAGCAGAATAGCAGAATCAAAACAAGGAGGACAGGATGACGAGAGCAATGCTATTATTCATAACAATAACGGGATTGACCATGGGTGCAGATCAGAATAA